A DNA window from Porites lutea chromosome 6, jaPorLute2.1, whole genome shotgun sequence contains the following coding sequences:
- the LOC140942344 gene encoding uncharacterized protein — protein sequence MDPVTSLKIIVFPSLEDKIFASDRKGFYPTSSSAFNTKGTLANRQIQNGDRIDLRKLAAERKISGNKRQFSCPSIIDFNTLKSYQEIRPMHKPKRIFNGFFPSRVRSTISVGLQGAYRDGQELTLEELVPNPNTPPYHDGAVLSRNATSRNSSLRSEPITFPNESESRLKTKQDSRRVVYSLRNGSPSPWVDRYKLKQKSISALTYVELKNKTSPAEEPPVRGFSR from the exons ATGGATCCTGTCACATCGTTGAAAATCATAGTCTTTCCAAGCCTTGAAGACAAGATATTTGCTTCGGACCGGAAAGGTTTCTACCCAACTTCATCGAGCGCGTTCAATACAAAGGGTACGCTTGCCAACAGACAAATACAAAACGGTGACCGAATAGACTTAAGGAAACTAGCGGCTGAACGCAAGATTTCGGGAAATAAAAGACAGTTTAGCTGCCCTAGTATCATCGATTTTAACACCTTAAAATCATACCAAGAAATTCGTCCCATGCACAAGCCAAAAAGGATTTTCAATGGTTTCTTCCCTTCGAGAGTTAGATCCACGATCTCTGTGGGATTACAGGGTGCTTACAGAGATGGTCAG GAACTTACTCTCGAAGAACTCGTTCCAAATCCAAACACACCACCATACCACGATGGAGCAGTGCTTTCTCGGAATGCAACTTCAAGAAACAGCAGCTTACGATCAGAGCCCATCACTTTTCCGAACGAATCCGAGTCCCgtctgaaaacaaaacaagactcGAGGAGGGTAGTGTACTCACTCAGAAATGGTTCCCCATCCCCCTGGGTGGACAGATACAAACTGAAGCAGAAATCAATTTCCGCGTTAACTTATGTGGAACTCAAAAACAAGACCTCCCCTGCTGAGGAACCGCCTGTTCGGGGATTTTCCAGATAG